The following are from one region of the Anolis carolinensis isolate JA03-04 unplaced genomic scaffold, rAnoCar3.1.pri scaffold_18, whole genome shotgun sequence genome:
- the LOC134294625 gene encoding zinc finger protein 135-like, with amino-acid sequence MEEKAYKCIECGKSFSQHGKLKRHQRTHTGEKPYNCLECGQSFTQKGSLHRHQRTHTGEKPYKCLECGQSFTQKGHLHRHQRTHTGEKPYKCLECGQSFTHSSGLRSHQRTHTGEKPYNCLECGQSFAHSSGLRSHQRTHTGEKPYNCLECGQSFTHSSGLRRHQRTHTGEKPYNCLECGQSFANSSGLRSHQRTHTGEKPYNCLECGQSFADSTGLRSHQRTHTGEKPYKCLECGQSFSHNSHLHRHQRTHTGEKPYNCLECGQSFTQSSVLRSHQRTHTGEKPYNCLECGQSYTRSSGLRSHQRTHTGEKPYNCLECGQSFTQSSGLRSHQRTHTGEKPYNCLECGQSYTRSSGLRSHQRTHTGEKPYNCLECGQSYTRSSGLRSHQRTHTGEKPYKCLECGQSFTQSSGLRSHQRTHTGEKPYKCLECGQSFTRSSGLRSHQRTHAGKKP; translated from the coding sequence atggaggagaaagcatataaatgtatcgaatgtggaaagagctttagtcagcatggaaagctgaagagacatcaaaggactcacactggggagaaaccctataactgcctggagtgtggacagagcttcactcagaagggaagcttacatagacatcaaaggactcacactggggagaaaccctataaatgcctggagtgtggacagagcttcactcagaagggacacttacatagacatcaaaggactcacactggggagaaaccctataaatgcctggagtgtggacagagcttcactcatagttcaggtctacgttcacatcaaaggactcacactggggagaaaccttataactgcctggagtgtggacagagctttgctcatagttcaggtctacgttcacatcaaaggactcacactggggagaaaccttataactgcctggagtgtggacaaagcttcactcatagttcaggcctacgtagacatcaaaggactcacactggggagaaaccctataactgcctggaatgtggacagagctttgctaatagttcaggactacgttcacatcaaaggactcacactggggagaaaccctataactgcctggagtgtggacagagctttgctgatagtacaggactacgttcacatcaaaggacccacactggggagaagccctataaatgcctggagtgtggacagagcttctctcataattcacatctacatagacatcaaaggacccacactggggagaaaccctataactgcctggagtgtggacagagcttcactcagagttcagtactacgttcacatcaaaggacccacactggagagaaaccctataactgcctggagtgtggacagagctatactcgtagttcaggactacgttcacatcaaaggacccacactggagagaaaccctataactgcctggagtgtggacagagcttcactcagagttcaggactacgttcacatcaaaggacccacactggagagaaaccctataactgcctggagtgtggacagagctatactcgtagttcaggactacgttcacatcaaaggacccacactggagagaaaccctataactgcctggagtgtggacagagctataCTCGTAGTTCAGgattacgttcacatcaaaggacccacactggagagaaaccctataaatgcctggagtgtggacagagcttcactcagagttcaggactacgttcacatcaaaggacccacactggagagaaaccctataaatgcctggagtgtggacagagctttactcgaagttcaggactacgttcccatcaaaggactcacgctgggaagaaaccatag